CTTTTTGTCTAGGGTGCTCTGGTACCATGCACACTTATGAACATCCTTCTGTTCAGAGCAGGTCTTTGTTAGAATAACTCGCCACTCAGGTTTAGATCAAGGAGACTGTTTTTCCTAGTTTGTTTGGCTTCTCCTTCACAGACCTGTTTGCCAAGGAATCCATATCAGAGTCTTAAACCAAACACAGGACACTTGACAATAGTTCCtcaaactgaaatacacaaaccAAGGTCCCCTGCTATTCGTGGTCAAAGCCAATAAACAATAAAGCTTATATTTGCTTTCTCCATTACCACGGCCATCAACtcgcattttaatttaaattcagtttagttaaataactaaatataaacataagCATATGTGTGCAGGTGTGTGTTAGAAATACAGAAATGTTAAAATTAATCATAAAGATACAGGAATGCTTATACAACAGCAGTAATATATTGAATCATATTTACTGGaaatattcatttttatgtTCAATTTGACTACATTAATTCACCCAGAGATTTCCAAGTGCTTTCAATGTGGCAATATAAGCACCTTACTTGATTGTCTTCATATTTGTCCTTTTCTTGGTGGCCTCCAAAATGGTTCAAAGTGAACAAGATCCTGAAATCTGACATTCAGCTTGAACATTTACTTTGAAAATCTAATCGCAATATATTCATCTGTCTTTTATGGTGCCTATAAAAAGTTCAAGGTGTTGTATGTTTGACCTTTTTCCTCCGTTAACAGGAACACTTGATCAAATTCATGAGAAAAGACTATGTTTGGCAACTTATACATATCTGTCGAGAGTAAACAAAACTGTAGTAATCCCCTGGTAACTGTTGAAATTGTTCTACAAAATCTAAAGATTAAAATATCTGAAAGAGAAAATATTCATCATTTTCATAAGGACATATCTTGCTGTAATGTCAGCGCAGCGAGATAGGGTTAGGAAACATGCAAAAGCCCAAATCACAGCTAACACAGCAGCGGCTTGGACAGGGAAAGTAACCAATAGACACATCAAACACTGTCAGGGGGATTACAAGCACACTGCAGTGGGGGGGCACTATGTTACACTATGTAAGCAAACGACATGCTTACAGTCATAGACATAACTACACATCACGGATATTATATACATGGGTATTTATGCCATGTGTGGTATAGTCCAATGCATGCCGGTCCTTAATGGATTATGTTTTATAGTTTCAAAACATGGAATCGGTACCAGATTCTACATCCAATTATTATATGTTCGGAAATAGTTTTTGAGATACTCAAAACATACCAAACTGGGTTAATAAAGTCCTTTGCAAACAACTAAATGTCAGTGGCATTAACTTGCTAGTTGGAGTAACCATATAGCTTCTAGACCTGGATTCTGCTGTTGTATAAGCATTCCTGAATGGGGTAAAGTACAGCCCCGACCTCAgaaatcattagccaatgaagtCTATCGTGAAGCAACTTTTTATCAAGATagcaagcaaaacaaaaaaagagaaactttCTCCAGTATAAAAGCAATGACATCACTGACACATTTCTCACTTTTTGTCTGACAGCCGAGATAGAACCATGCTAAAGAAGGTGCTCCtatgtgggctggggggggcagtggcccTCACAGTGGGCATCCTGCTGGGACATTTTGGAATCAAGCAAGGCAGCACATCTCCAGAATGTGTGCAGGATGTGGATGAGAGCGTCATCGCACAGTTCCTGGCAGAGGTGGACAACAACCAGATAGAAGAGAACCTCAGGTAGTCTGGGCAGATATGATGATGGATTTAAAGTTATGTCAAAGGTTCTTGTGGCAGGTTTTGAACGGATTCCTCATTCCTCAAGCTAACATATTGTATGTCGCATTCCAAAGGAAATCAGTTCCTTCCTCACTtcatgagaaaaaaaatacagtattgtgcaaaatcttaggcagtaaaagaaaatgtttaaggctATTTATCCAGGTAGTGAGTATATTTTTGTtatgaaaaaaacacaatttgatattagaacatatgcaaattaacagtaacacaataaaaataaacaagaatttcttttgttctccaaaaagttactgttatCTTGTTGGACGGCAAGATGTTTCCAaggatttgttaaatttcactaacagcttaattaatcaattaacttaatttgttaaataactcaatgaggtgtggttaaaaaaaaataacaatgattataATGATTAATTGCtgctttgaaatatttattatactGAACATGTAAAGCAATAATGCACGCTGGCTTAAGTAATGGGTTTTCACTTTAAAAGTAAGATAGAGAAAGTAACTGAGACCATAAGAACAATGGGCTTGTAACAGGTTGACTTTGCCTTGAACTGATAACCGGCCCCTGTAGGCAGAAGCATCTGGTGTCCAAAGATATCCAGCCCCTCCTTAAGCTGTCTGTaaacttgtgtttttttgttataaaagaGGCATGGAATTGTTGTTCGGGGAATAGATCACGAGACGCATGAAAgactgctgagtgtctgttcccccaAAAGTTTTGCGGTAATAAAGTGTTGTGAGACTCTTAAAAAATCAACTTCAGCGAAATTTCTACCACAGAGGTATTGATTATCCCAACAAGGTGGggtagtggtcaagtcaaaaaaaataCTGAGGTAATGGACGATTGCTGCAAGTATTGGGGTGAtcttaggagaggttttgaaacatgtaagctgacacactttaacAGATATAATcattttacacaaaaaaatGATTTTCTGCTTATGATTTTTGCACAGGACTATAGTTCATTTTGTATCAGTAAATATCAGCTACAGTTCTGGTCATGACCCTTATCTGCATAAGTGGCTTATACATGTATGCATGAATAGACACACAAAATGCTATTATAAACAAATACGgatgatattttaaaatcttaaaATGAGATTTTATGTTGGTTTTCTCTTAAAATGAGATCTTCTTAAGCCACCTGCCCAGTTCATTGTTATCTTCTCAGGCAGCTGACCAAGGTTCCTCACATGGCCACAACAGCCGGAGATGAGGAAACGGTGAAATACATGTTGAAGAGATGGCAGGACCCAGACAGCGGGCTGGATGATGCCTGGAGGGAGGAATACATGGTCTTCCTGTCCTTTCCCGATGAAAAAACTCCAAATAGAGTCTCTGTGGGTGTGTACGGAATAATatatagattattattattattatttaacctTTCACATATTAGATTCATATAATTACTTGAGTTTTTATCTGCCTTGATATATTGTTGgtatataaaagtattaaattaAACATGTAAATGAACATGAAGCTCATAAATTGATCTAGAATAGGTCCCTGATatagaaaaatgttttaaataatcgaaagaaagaaaaaaatgaccaaaatgGTATAAAACAAGGAGCTTAACTTAGGTTGTTAAAACTTAACTTTACAGGTTAACAAAAGAACAAGCAACTTCACTGTATCACTGCGCTTATTGCCAGAAGTAAAATGTTACTTACATGCCAATTACAACACCATTCATTGCAGTACCGTCACTGTATATCGtatgttgtgttgtttagtttcacCGACAGGGAATGCCATTTTTAACGTAAGTGAGAAGGAGAAACCTTATACAACCGACCAGGAAGATCCAGCGGTGGTCCAGCCATATGCAGCCTATAGTCCTGCTGGCCACGTAAAGGTATCTCAGGGCTTTCAGGGATACAGGTCTTATTTACACCTATGCGGTAGGATTCATCTACAATTGTATAGCATTTCATTGTCTTCAGACAGGCCCAAGCACACTTATCAAACTATATTAATTTCCAAGCAACAGACTACTTCTTTGAAATGGGTATTTTAACATTCTGCACCTTCTGTACAGATAATGGAAGTGTACGGATATCATTTATTGTTCTGATTATTTTAATGTTGGTTTTCCAGGGAAAGCTTGTGTATGCCAATTATGGTACAATGGAGGACTACACGCTTCTGAGCAAAACCGTAAATCTCAGCGACACTATTGCCATTGTGAAATACGGAGGAGCTGGAAGGCCCGCGAAAGTAAGCCAGTTCACCCTTTTCTACATCACTGTGTACAGGCCTGTGCTAAGCATATTCAGAATTTCATTGCATTCATACATCCACCAATGGCATCTTCAGCCACGTGAAGCCTGACATGCTCACTTGATCAAGGTCACCTCATATCTGCCTATTAGGCTATCAATGGAGCCCTGTTTGGAGTTATCGGAGTGCTGGTCTACACCGAACCCAAAGATATAAATGATAATGAAATGTCCGATGCCAGTCAGACATACCCCCACTCCTGGTACATGCCCCCAACTGGGGTTGAGAGAGGGTCCTACAGCTTCGACTTTGGGGACTTGCTGACACCTTATCTCGCTGCTAAAGGTGATACTGTCCGGCAAATTAATCCTTAATTCGCAATACATATTTGTGCTTGATGTAATCTGTCATTTGTGTTTAAAGTTTTCTTTCCTTTTACTTCCAGAGAACACTTACAGAATTCCGGAATCTGACATTAAAGGAATTCCACCCATTCCAACACAACCAATTGGGTTTTTGGATGCCTATTCCTTAATCTGGTGTGTGGACTGGTGATAACCCATTATAATTTACAATTCATGCAAATTGTTTGTATTGCAATATTCTTTAGGCAAAGCAGGGCTGGAATTCAGCGATTAAGaattgtgtcccaatacttttgtctgtATAGTGTATTTCTTCTGATATTGTTTTCCACTTGCTCGTTTGCATTGCCTAATCTAATGACGCCCTACATCGTGAATGGGCCAATCTTAaccacaaagggccagtgtctGTGCAGGTTATTTGAATaagctttaggtcagctgttcaaacccaggtgcgcagactcttcagccaatcagtcctctaatctaTAATCTAATcatggagttgcagtgaaatacAATTGCCCTGTCTGGAtatgattggccacccctgtccTAGGAAATCATCCATGTTTCCTATAGGATGGGCCAGCCCTGAGGCTATTTGTTACTGGTTGATGGCATATATAACTTGATTATAATCTATTTTTGGTTGCTACAGTGCATTAGACGGATCACCGGCCCCAGAAAGCTGGCAAGGAGCATTCAATTGCACATATAATTTTGGAGGACCAGGGTTCAAAGATACGTCATCCTTTGCAAACAGGTGATACACATAATACTTATTTGTGGCCTAATCTTTCACAGTACCGCATATTACTGCAGTGCATATTACATTAAATACAAAATTGCAAAAATATACAAATTCTTGGATCATACCTAAATTAGTAATATCCTGAAAACAACTATTGTGTGATACCATGCCTTATTTTTGGAGTGCAATCTCCAGACCAGCTAAATAACACCTGTTAAATTACAAAAACAGTAAATCAACAGTACATTCATGTAATGCTGTCACTTCTCAGTGACGTGCAGATGGACATCTACAACAAGGGTGAGCTCAGGAACTCTTCCAATGTCATGGGTGTCATTCGAGGCAGCGTCGAGCCTGGTGAGTTGATAAGTGTACGGTTACCTTCAGCATGTTTGCATGTAGGAGGCAGCCCAAAAATGATGCCTATGCATTTCTGCATGGATGCCGCCACTCAGACAGGTACATCATCTACGGAAACCACAGGGACAGCTGGGTGCATGGCGCCATTGATCCCAGCAGCGGCACAGCGGTCATGCTAGAAATAACAAGGGTCCTTGGCAAGATGGTGAAGGCAGGTAAGGCCTGCAGTCAGAGTAAATGATGGGGCGCTATATTTCCTAAGTGATGGgacaacatttttaaaatacctGTCCATCCACGGATCATGATGCCTCACTCACTGAGAGAGAATATCAGTTGTTGGGTAAGAGTGGAATATGCAGCGTACTGATCTATGTGACATGTACTGATCTATGTGACATGTACTGATCTATGTGACATGTACTGATCTATGTGACATGTACTGATCTATGTGACAGGGAGATGGAAGCCCCGCAGATCCATTGTATTTGGGAGCTGGGGTGCAGAAGAGTTTGGTCTTATTGGATCAACTGAATATGCAGAGGTACATTTTTCGTTATTTATTGTAGGTATTGTAGAGGATACTACTGGTGTTATTATGATGGGAAAATTCAAAACGTGTCAAATATGGCTAAATCGAAGAATATTTTTTTCAGATATCAGTCTGGGATTGTAAATGGGTACATTAATATTATGAAAACTTAATCGACTCAAGtctcagcagctacacagttATTCACATTTTGAAATTGTACCTCTTCTTTATAGTCTCCTcgatgaaaatgaaattaagggGCTGTGAATTCTCATTTTTAAGCGATTAAAAAAAAGCCTTCCCACAGGAATATCACAGCAAGCTGAGGGCCCGTACTGTGGCCTACATCAATGTCGACATTTCAGTGTTCGGTGAGGTTGACATTTTCCTAAATAATAACTTTAATAGCACTATATAATAAACTAGGGACTCAATAGCTGAGTTCTTAAAGATAATGTAATCATGTCGGCAGATTTTATGactgattttgtttttaattcatgTCTGCTCAGTAAACTCTAGCAGGCCTCAGTAGCCCCTGTCAGTTAATGAGTAATCTGATGTTTTGCTGTCAGGCAATGTCTCCCTACAAGCGCAGGCGTCTCCAGCAGCCCAAAGTGTGGTGCTCACGGCTGCCAAGCAGGTGCTCTATCCAAATGCCAtctgatattttttttacacGAAGAAATCAATTGTCGCCTTCCCGTCAATTCGAGCGCGCGTTTGCTTTACAACACCTGAGTGCCATGGTTTACGGTACCATTAGTAcatttttttcttatattttatacaaGGTGATTTACAACTACGTTTTTTATGAAATTTCAAGCTACAGTGTGTTCTAGCACTAACACACCATTTGAAAGCACTTGAACGCCATAATAAATATTTCTCCTATTGTTACCAAATCATTCTACACCTAAATGTGTGATTTATACAAATATCACATCTGACATATACATCAAGCTGCCCTGAGGCTTGTTTACAGCAGTAAAATTATGTTCTAACAACTTAATTTGATTAAATTAAACTTTCAATGAAAAATTTAATAATCAATTTTGTGaaatcagcatgtttttttttaaatcagcacatttaataagaacataagaacataagaactatacaaacgagaatGTAGTTGTTCAATCTgagaacactgtatatattttctgGTAGAAATAGCACCAAATATACCTGTTAAAAAATGATCAACCTTTGTCTCCTGACTTGAAGAGAGTACCATCTGAGAGTAGTATCTGAGAGTACCATCTGAGAGTAGTATATGAGAGTACCATCTGAGAGAAGTATCTGAGAGTACCATCTGAGAGTAGTATCTTGTCTACACAGGTAAAGATACCAAAGAAAGACTCAACGTCAGTCTATGACAACTGGATTCAGTACTCCAACCGTACCAGTCCGACTCATGGCATCATTCCCAAGTCCGTATCTTCCATTATTTTTATGCCTTCTTTTATTATCTGTCAACTAAAGGCTTTATTGCTAATCAGCTTAATTTCTTGATTTTTCAGTGTGGGCTTTCTGACAGGAGCAGGAAGTGACTATGCTGCTTTTATGCACTTCCTGGGTATTACTTCAATGGACATTTCACACACCTATGACAGGGTGAGTAACACAGAGAGCGGTTAAAATGGTACCTGCATCTGTTGGGTTTTCCATGCTGAGTCTTAGCTGCTGTCTTTGGTTTTATTATAGCGTAAGACAAATGCTCGGACCTACCCAGCTTATCACACGGCTTATGACACCTTTGACTACGCTTCCAAGTACATTGACCCAGGTGATGACTGAGGTTATAAATTCATTGCAAGATCTTATTTTGTCTGCACTTGTGATGAAGGATGTCTATTATTGATACTTTGTGCCAGTTTCAAGCTACATTCCACTCATGGAAGCCATCGTCCACTAGACTAGGCCATCCCTTTGGAAAATTCTGTTTTGAACAATGGATATCCTTGTTGTAACTGAATACTTTTGCCACATATAATATTACAAGCAGAAAGCTTTGTGGCGCATTTTGTTAGATGTGAGCGTGCCCTCATCAGTCTGTCTCCTGGACTCAGGATTCACAAGTCATCAAACAGTGGCAAGGACAGCAGGCAACGTGCTCTTGCGTTTGTCTGATAGCCTCCTGCTGCCCTTTAATTTGACGGACTATGCAGAGAGTCTGGAGCAATACCTAAATACTGCACTGACCAACTTTGGTAACACTCTGGCACAGAAGAAGATCTCCATGGGTAAGCCTGGTTTTATTGTTATGTAGTTTCAATCAGACAGGAGCTACACAAGCAAGTATTTTATTGTACTTGTACATATGACAATAAAGCTTTTGAATCGTTGAATCATTGAACTTTAACCGACTGAGACCATATCTGAATCATTCGACCTATgttcatattacagtataagACTATGCACAGTTAAACTTTGGTAACCTATTTTACATAGAATTCCAAAGAATTTGAATACAATATGCAACACAGAACATAATTAGACCCcataaacaaaaaataacattttaaatcaAAGTGGAGTAACTCTGGGCTTAGTTATGGATTAACTTGATGTCAGTGAATCCCATTTTATATCCTAGAACCACTGTCTAACGCTGTGGCCAAGTTCCGTGCAGCGACCAACAGATTGAACGAACTGATCCTGAACAGTAACTTCATAAAAGAATCGTCAGTATGACCTTCATTACCCTTTCACACTCTTTGGTACAGTGATGTACAGTAAGACTTATTAGCATTAAATGTTTATTCGTTCTCAGACCTCTAAAGGCTCGGAGCATAAATGACCAGCTGATGCTGCTGGAACGGGCATTTATAGACCCTACAGCATTCCCTGACAAATACGGATACAGGTTTGGTACCATTTCCCTCCTACTATAATAACACAGCAAGTTAAATGATCTTATCGAGAATAATTTTGCTGTACCCTAAATATATGAATTTCCCAACTTTTCCTATCAGGCATGTAATTTGGACATCCAGGACGTCCGGGGTGCCTACCTTCCCAGGGCTTGCTGACGCTTTTGACCAGGCTGGGAAAAGCGATCTCCAGGAGGACTGGAACCAAGTGCACAGACACCTGTCCATTGTCACACAGGCCATCCAGGGTGCAGCCTACACACTTGTAGATGTCATTTAATCAAAATTCAGTTTCATTTCTGTGGCCATCAGGAGAGAAAGATAACCAGCATCCACCATGGATTGTTAAGTAAAACCTGTAAACCTAAGCAGCTGACAGCGCATCTTTTATTTAAAGCTTATCAAGGACAAAAATGTCAAAGTATGCCCACGtttgttgtttattttgtaaaatGATGATTATGCAAGTTAAGTGTTATTATAGCAAATTATTTAGTATTAGTATTGGTTTAGTATTGTGGCTAAAAAATGTTTTGGTGCATCCTTATTGTGAAATGAACTATATCATGAACAGAAGAACCTACAGAATATATTTACACCTGTAGATTTCAAGAAGACCGTATACTTACAGAGGGTAAGATTCAGCAGCATCTTTTCAGGTCGGGTGTCTGATTGAGTTTTCCAAGACAAGTCAGGTACCTCAGACTGGCCAAAGCCAGAGGATAGGTTATGAAGGAAAGGCAGGACATACACAAAACTGGGCTGAAGAATAACAGATGGTCGAAGTAGGGTGGAAAAGCCTTCAAATATGAAAATTATGACTACTTAGTCTACCTTACTATATGTATTCCTTAAGAGTAATCCTGGTAGAATTAGTTGCAACAATGTCTAACTTTTCAATTTAAAGTTGGTATCTAGAAAAAACGATGTAAGTAAACATCCGTAATGTTTGTTAATATGATTGGGAGAATTAGAATGAAATTCCACATCACAAAGGTTAGGAGTGTAGGCCCCCCGCCATctggaaaaaccacacaaaattttCTGATCCCCTTGATCCTCTTGGTGAACAAAGCGAAGCGAGATCACTATGAGGTACCACATGAAAGGATGCTGTAAACACATGTGGTGTGTGGAACAGGATGGGGACGGTTTTCGTGCATGCAGGGACATGGTGGGACGGTCTGGATGTTTACAGGGACAGACGCGGATGGGGATAGATACCATTCCTGTGCAACTCTCTAGACTGAACGCATAACAGACCGCGGGGCCTGAT
Above is a genomic segment from Brienomyrus brachyistius isolate T26 unplaced genomic scaffold, BBRACH_0.4 scaffold455, whole genome shotgun sequence containing:
- the LOC125729063 gene encoding aminopeptidase NAALADL1-like, yielding MLKKVLLCGLGGAVALTVGILLGHFGIKQGSTSPECVQDVDESVIAQFLAEVDNNQIEENLRQLTKVPHMATTAGDEETVKYMLKRWQDPDSGLDDAWREEYMVFLSFPDEKTPNRVSVVSPTGNAIFNVSEKEKPYTTDQEDPAVVQPYAAYSPAGHVKGKLVYANYGTMEDYTLLSKTVNLSDTIAIVKYGGAGRPAKAINGALFGVIGVLVYTEPKDINDNEMSDASQTYPHSWYMPPTGVERGSYSFDFGDLLTPYLAAKENTYRIPESDIKGIPPIPTQPIGFLDAYSLICALDGSPAPESWQGAFNCTYNFGGPGFKDTSSFANSDVQMDIYNKGELRNSSNVMGVIRGSVEPDRYIIYGNHRDSWVHGAIDPSSGTAVMLEITRVLGKMVKAGRWKPRRSIVFGSWGAEEFGLIGSTEYAEEYHSKLRARTVAYINVDISVFGNVSLQAQASPAAQSVVLTAAKQVKIPKKDSTSVYDNWIQYSNRTSPTHGIIPNVGFLTGAGSDYAAFMHFLGITSMDISHTYDRRKTNARTYPAYHTAYDTFDYASKYIDPGFTSHQTVARTAGNVLLRLSDSLLLPFNLTDYAESLEQYLNTALTNFGNTLAQKKISMEPLSNAVAKFRAATNRLNELILNSNFIKESPLKARSINDQLMLLERAFIDPTAFPDKYGYRHVIWTSRTSGVPTFPGLADAFDQAGKSDLQEDWNQVHRHLSIVTQAIQGAAYTLVDVI